A window of the Verminephrobacter eiseniae EF01-2 genome harbors these coding sequences:
- a CDS encoding ABC transporter substrate-binding protein, which produces MLSTFVRRCRGLVPAFAAATFAAATPGLAQDIKIGYISDMSASGAAEFGLGALWGAQQAAQDINAAGGVLGRPLAIVARDDMAQPPKAIQGVTELLDSEKVVALIGSANSGNVLAWLHLPQQKKIPVISPIATATDITKRFESSGENYIFRVSMVDRDQIALLVAYAVKATKNKKIAFLADSTGYGQQGMKDLLAVLKLHALDPVAQEKFGGKDTDMTSQLSKIKAAGADTLIIYGLADANAYVLRSMEKVNYFPVTLGAWGNINTPLLQLAGPALAAKLIFTASSTATSTPKAAALNARLLDKHPKMTAFVTAAQAYDAVLLLATAMKAAGSTQGPQVQQALENLPQVEGIVKTYDKPFGKTNHEALSVADFHLAQWQAGRVVCYDDAITRTITPENLKQ; this is translated from the coding sequence GTGCTTTCCACATTCGTGCGCCGCTGCCGGGGGCTTGTCCCGGCCTTTGCCGCCGCAACCTTCGCGGCCGCCACGCCGGGCCTGGCGCAAGACATCAAGATCGGCTACATCAGCGACATGAGCGCCAGCGGCGCGGCCGAGTTTGGCCTCGGCGCCCTCTGGGGCGCGCAGCAGGCCGCGCAGGACATCAACGCCGCTGGCGGTGTCCTCGGACGCCCGCTCGCCATCGTCGCGCGCGACGACATGGCCCAGCCGCCGAAAGCGATCCAGGGCGTGACCGAACTGCTCGACAGCGAAAAAGTCGTCGCGCTGATCGGCTCGGCCAACTCCGGCAACGTGCTGGCTTGGCTGCATCTGCCGCAGCAAAAGAAGATCCCGGTGATCTCGCCCATCGCCACCGCGACCGACATCACCAAACGCTTCGAGAGCTCGGGCGAGAACTACATCTTCCGCGTCTCGATGGTCGACCGCGACCAGATCGCGCTGCTCGTCGCCTATGCCGTCAAGGCCACGAAGAACAAGAAAATCGCCTTCCTGGCCGATTCCACCGGCTACGGCCAGCAGGGCATGAAGGACCTGCTGGCGGTGCTCAAGCTGCACGCGCTCGACCCCGTGGCGCAGGAGAAGTTCGGCGGCAAGGACACCGACATGACCTCGCAACTGAGCAAGATCAAGGCCGCAGGCGCGGACACGCTGATCATCTACGGCCTGGCCGACGCCAACGCCTACGTGCTGCGCAGCATGGAGAAGGTGAACTACTTTCCCGTCACGCTGGGCGCGTGGGGCAACATCAACACGCCGCTGCTCCAACTGGCCGGCCCCGCGCTCGCTGCCAAGCTGATCTTCACCGCCTCCAGCACCGCGACGAGCACCCCCAAGGCTGCCGCGCTCAACGCCCGGCTGCTGGACAAGCACCCGAAGATGACTGCCTTCGTCACTGCGGCGCAGGCCTACGACGCGGTGCTGCTGCTCGCCACCGCGATGAAGGCGGCCGGCTCGACGCAGGGGCCGCAGGTGCAGCAGGCGCTGGAGAATCTGCCGCAGGTCGAGGGCATCGTCAAAACCTACGACAAGCCCTTTGGCAAGACCAATCACGAGGCGCTGTCCGTGGCCGACTTCCACCTCGCGCAGTGGCAGGCTGGCCGCGTCGTCTGCTACGACGATGCGATCACCAGGACGATCACGCCGGAAAACCTGAAGCAATGA
- a CDS encoding IS110 family RNA-guided transposase: MSEPVYVGIDVAKRTFEVATTGQAQTFSLGNDEAGHAQLCQLLAPLSPRLVLLEATGGYEQDLALALSAAGLRVSVINPRQARDFARCMGKLAKTDRIDAQALRGFAALLDAQGHEPRMLADEQQRELTALVVRRRQLVAMLVAERQRLALAHPKAKPSILRIMATIAEQLNDLDGQLKEHVLAHHADLAALLTSVKGVGPTTASTLLAQLPELGQLNRKQITSLVGLAPINRDSGTLRGQRHIFGGRADVRRVLFVAALVGTRFNPVLKAFYARLLAAGKPKKVALVACMHKLLVILNAIARTKSPWRNELAEAV, encoded by the coding sequence ATGAGTGAACCCGTTTATGTAGGTATCGACGTGGCCAAGCGCACCTTCGAGGTGGCCACCACTGGTCAAGCACAGACCTTCAGTCTTGGCAACGATGAGGCCGGGCATGCCCAGTTGTGCCAACTGCTGGCGCCGCTGTCGCCGCGCCTGGTGCTGCTGGAGGCCACTGGCGGCTACGAGCAGGACCTGGCGCTTGCCTTGTCCGCGGCAGGCTTGCGTGTGTCGGTGATCAATCCGCGCCAAGCACGCGACTTTGCCCGCTGCATGGGCAAACTGGCCAAGACCGATCGCATCGATGCGCAGGCGCTGCGCGGCTTTGCAGCCTTGCTGGACGCCCAGGGTCACGAGCCGCGCATGCTGGCCGACGAGCAGCAGCGCGAGTTGACCGCCCTGGTGGTGCGCCGCCGCCAACTCGTGGCCATGCTGGTGGCCGAACGCCAGCGACTGGCCCTGGCACATCCCAAGGCCAAGCCCAGCATCCTGCGGATCATGGCTACCATTGCCGAGCAACTCAACGACCTGGACGGGCAGCTCAAGGAGCATGTCCTGGCACACCACGCCGATCTGGCGGCCTTGCTGACCTCGGTCAAGGGCGTGGGTCCCACCACGGCCAGCACGCTGCTGGCGCAACTGCCCGAGTTGGGCCAGCTCAATCGCAAGCAGATCACCTCGCTGGTGGGCTTGGCCCCCATCAATCGGGACTCGGGCACGCTGCGTGGGCAGCGCCACATCTTCGGTGGTCGCGCCGACGTGCGCCGCGTGCTGTTCGTGGCCGCCTTGGTAGGCACGCGCTTCAATCCCGTGCTCAAAGCCTTCTATGCAAGGCTGCTGGCCGCCGGCAAGCCCAAAAAGGTCGCTCTGGTCGCCTGCATGCACAAGTTGTTGGTCATCTTGAACGCCATCGCTCGCACCAAGTCGCCTTGGCGCAACGAGCTTGCTGAAGCGGTTTGA
- a CDS encoding hydroxymethylglutaryl-CoA lyase, with translation MNTAGGVWQGGGRRIALHEVGMRDGLQAETAFVPTDEKIALIDALADAGMRKIEATAFVSPQAIPALRDASAVLRAIGRRPGVIYSALVPNAGGAERAIDAGADELNLVMSASESHNLANLKMTRAQSFEALSGVSRIARQARVRVNISLSCSFGCPMEGDMSEATVLDGCARFIEQFGAQGVTLCDTTGMAYPGQVFALTCALRARWPGTELTLHFHDTRGMGLANVMAAIDAGATHFDVSLGGLGGCPYAPGASGNVCSEGIAHALECMGYDTGIDLALLIAAAQRLPALVGHAIPSQIVQAGRRLDVHPPPSDLDAIRAHAHARPRPRA, from the coding sequence ATGAATACGGCGGGCGGCGTCTGGCAGGGCGGCGGGCGGCGCATCGCGCTGCACGAGGTCGGCATGCGCGACGGGCTGCAAGCCGAAACCGCCTTTGTGCCGACCGACGAGAAGATCGCCCTCATCGATGCGCTGGCCGACGCCGGCATGAGAAAAATCGAGGCCACCGCTTTCGTCTCGCCGCAGGCGATTCCTGCGTTGCGCGATGCCTCGGCGGTGCTGCGCGCGATCGGGCGCCGTCCCGGCGTGATCTACAGCGCGCTGGTGCCCAACGCGGGTGGCGCCGAGCGGGCGATCGACGCCGGCGCTGACGAACTGAACCTGGTGATGTCGGCCAGCGAAAGCCACAACCTTGCGAACCTGAAGATGACGCGCGCGCAATCGTTCGAGGCGCTGTCCGGCGTGAGCCGGATCGCGCGCCAGGCGCGCGTGCGCGTCAACATCTCGCTGTCGTGCAGTTTCGGCTGTCCGATGGAAGGCGACATGTCCGAGGCGACGGTGCTCGACGGATGCGCGCGGTTCATCGAGCAGTTCGGCGCGCAGGGCGTCACCCTCTGCGACACCACCGGCATGGCCTACCCTGGCCAGGTTTTCGCGCTGACCTGCGCGTTGCGCGCCCGCTGGCCCGGGACCGAACTGACGCTGCACTTTCACGACACGCGCGGCATGGGTCTGGCGAATGTCATGGCGGCGATCGATGCCGGCGCGACCCACTTCGATGTGTCGCTCGGCGGCCTCGGCGGCTGCCCCTACGCACCCGGGGCCAGTGGCAACGTCTGCAGCGAAGGGATTGCGCATGCGCTCGAATGCATGGGCTACGACACGGGCATCGACCTGGCCCTGCTGATCGCGGCCGCGCAGCGCTTGCCGGCCCTGGTCGGCCACGCCATCCCGAGCCAGATCGTCCAGGCCGGGCGCCGGCTCGATGTGCACCCGCCGCCGTCCGACCTGGACGCGATCCGTGCCCATGCCCATGCCCGGCCGCGCCCGCGCGCCTGA
- a CDS encoding CaiB/BaiF CoA transferase family protein: MPLNQPTRTLAANALSGLKVVEMGQLIAGPFAGKTLGEFGAEVIKIEAPDCGDPLRNWRMLKDGTSVWWQVQSRNKRSIALDLRVPEGQDIARRLIARADVLIENFRPGTLEGWGMGYDTLAPLNPRLVMLRISGYGQTGPYRDRPGFGAIGEAMGGLRHLTGEPGRMPVRCGISIGDTLAALHGTIGVLTALYHCKVHGGPGQVIDVALNEAVFNVMESLLPEYSAFGAVREAAGSALPGIAPSNAYRCTDGYALVAGNGDSIFKRLMQCIGRPDLGNDPALASNAGRIERVAEIDMAIAAWSASRSVDEVLDRLARAGVPAGRVYTAKDIAEDPHYRAREMILQQTTRAGYPLDVPGIVPKLLGTPGSVRSAAPGLGDDTDAVLGEIGLTARDIAALRDKKVVA; encoded by the coding sequence ATGCCACTGAATCAGCCCACCCGCACCCTGGCGGCGAACGCACTGAGCGGCCTGAAAGTCGTCGAGATGGGGCAACTGATCGCCGGCCCTTTCGCCGGCAAGACGCTCGGCGAATTCGGCGCCGAGGTGATCAAGATCGAGGCGCCAGACTGCGGCGACCCGCTACGCAACTGGCGCATGCTCAAGGACGGCACCTCCGTCTGGTGGCAGGTGCAGTCGCGCAACAAGCGTTCCATCGCGCTCGACCTGCGCGTGCCCGAAGGCCAGGACATCGCGCGCCGCCTGATCGCACGGGCGGACGTGTTGATCGAGAATTTCCGCCCCGGGACGCTGGAGGGCTGGGGCATGGGCTACGACACGCTCGCGCCGCTGAACCCGCGCCTGGTGATGCTGCGCATCTCCGGCTATGGCCAGACCGGGCCTTACCGCGACCGGCCCGGCTTCGGCGCGATCGGCGAGGCCATGGGCGGCCTGCGCCACCTGACCGGCGAGCCTGGCCGTATGCCGGTGCGCTGCGGCATCTCGATCGGCGACACGCTGGCGGCCCTGCACGGCACCATCGGCGTCCTGACAGCGCTCTACCACTGCAAGGTGCACGGCGGCCCGGGCCAGGTGATCGATGTGGCATTGAACGAGGCCGTGTTCAACGTGATGGAAAGTCTGCTGCCCGAGTACAGCGCCTTCGGCGCGGTGCGCGAGGCCGCCGGCAGCGCGTTGCCGGGCATCGCGCCCTCGAACGCCTATCGCTGCACGGACGGCTACGCGCTCGTTGCCGGCAACGGCGACAGCATCTTCAAGCGTCTGATGCAGTGCATCGGCCGCCCTGACCTGGGCAACGATCCCGCGCTGGCCAGCAACGCCGGCCGCATCGAGCGCGTCGCGGAAATCGACATGGCGATCGCGGCCTGGAGCGCCAGCCGCAGCGTCGATGAAGTGCTCGATCGGCTGGCCCGCGCAGGCGTGCCCGCCGGCCGGGTCTATACCGCCAAAGACATCGCCGAAGACCCGCACTACCGCGCGCGGGAGATGATCCTGCAGCAGACGACGCGCGCTGGCTACCCACTCGATGTGCCGGGGATCGTGCCCAAACTGCTCGGCACGCCGGGCAGCGTGCGCTCGGCCGCACCCGGCCTTGGCGACGATACCGATGCGGTGCTCGGCGAGATCGGCCTGACGGCCCGGGACATCGCCGCACTGCGCGACAAAAAGGTGGTGGCATGA
- a CDS encoding MFS transporter → MTALERRSSLSLALIFALRMLGLFLVLPVFALEAHKYPGGDNPALVGLAMGIYGLTQALLQLPLGMASDRFGRKRVILPGLLVFAAGSLLAAQADSLTGLLLGRALQGAGAVSAAVTALLADQTRDAVRTKAMAWVGGSIGLMFALALVAAPALAAHIGLSGLFGLSCALALAGVAVLLWWVPPEPGRQGQALRGRMAAGLAEVWTHPDLLRLNLGVFVLHTVQLSMWVAVPALLVQAGLGKEQHWRLYLPAVVLSFAALGGLFALERAGRLRAALLGAIALVLLVQAGLGALAVSGATPTLWLLGPLMWVFFCGFNALEASQPSLVSRMAPAHLRGAALGSYNTLQSLGLFAGGALGGALVKWSGTPGLFAVTSALTALWLVLTWPLRPVGRNGH, encoded by the coding sequence ATGACCGCGCTGGAGCGCCGCTCCAGCCTCAGTCTGGCGCTGATCTTTGCGTTGCGCATGCTCGGTCTGTTCCTGGTGCTGCCGGTGTTCGCGCTGGAAGCGCACAAATACCCCGGGGGAGACAACCCGGCGCTGGTCGGCTTGGCCATGGGCATCTATGGCCTGACACAGGCGCTGCTGCAATTGCCGCTGGGCATGGCCTCGGACCGCTTTGGGCGCAAGCGCGTGATCCTGCCCGGCCTGCTGGTGTTTGCCGCCGGCAGCCTGCTGGCCGCGCAGGCCGATTCGCTGACCGGGCTGCTGCTGGGCCGGGCGCTGCAAGGCGCCGGCGCCGTGTCGGCTGCCGTGACCGCCCTGCTGGCCGACCAGACCCGCGACGCCGTGCGCACCAAGGCCATGGCCTGGGTGGGCGGCAGCATTGGCCTGATGTTTGCGCTGGCGCTGGTGGCCGCCCCGGCGCTGGCGGCCCATATCGGGCTGTCGGGGCTGTTTGGCCTGAGTTGCGCATTGGCGCTGGCCGGCGTGGCCGTGCTGCTGTGGTGGGTGCCACCGGAGCCCGGTCGGCAGGGGCAGGCCCTGCGCGGACGGATGGCGGCGGGACTCGCCGAGGTCTGGACCCACCCCGATCTGCTGCGCCTGAACCTGGGCGTGTTCGTGCTGCACACCGTGCAACTGTCGATGTGGGTGGCCGTGCCCGCGCTGCTGGTGCAGGCCGGCCTGGGCAAGGAGCAGCACTGGCGGCTCTACCTGCCCGCCGTGGTGCTGTCGTTTGCCGCGCTGGGCGGCTTGTTTGCGCTGGAGCGCGCCGGGCGCCTGCGCGCTGCGCTGTTGGGCGCGATTGCGCTGGTCCTGCTGGTGCAGGCCGGCCTGGGCGCGCTGGCCGTCAGCGGCGCCACCCCGACGCTGTGGCTGCTAGGCCCTCTGATGTGGGTTTTCTTTTGCGGCTTCAACGCGCTGGAGGCGAGCCAGCCCAGCCTGGTCTCGCGCATGGCGCCCGCGCATCTGCGCGGCGCAGCGCTGGGCAGCTACAACACCTTGCAGTCGCTGGGCCTGTTTGCCGGCGGCGCACTCGGCGGCGCGCTGGTGAAATGGTCCGGCACCCCCGGCCTGTTTGCCGTGACCAGCGCGCTCACGGCGCTGTGGCTGGTGCTGACCTGGCCCCTGCGGCCTGTGGGACGCAACGGGCACTGA
- the ssb gene encoding single-stranded DNA-binding protein, with protein sequence MASVNKVIIVGNLGRDPEMRTFPSGGQIANVTVATTDKWKDKQTGEMKEATEWHRVVFRDRLAEIASQYLRKGSQVYLEGSLRTRKWTDQSGVEKFSTEIHAHTMQMLGSRQGMSGPQGGHDDGGGYDSGGYEQAPRQAAAPARPAAPAAAAPAAPGPRAASGFDDMDDDIPF encoded by the coding sequence ATGGCATCCGTGAACAAAGTCATCATCGTCGGCAACCTGGGCCGCGACCCTGAAATGCGCACCTTCCCCAGTGGCGGCCAAATCGCCAATGTCACCGTCGCCACCACCGACAAGTGGAAAGACAAGCAGACCGGTGAAATGAAGGAAGCCACCGAGTGGCACCGCGTGGTCTTTCGCGATCGTCTGGCGGAAATCGCCAGCCAGTACCTGCGCAAAGGCTCGCAGGTGTATCTGGAAGGCAGTTTGCGCACCCGCAAATGGACCGACCAGAGCGGCGTGGAAAAGTTCAGCACCGAAATCCACGCCCATACCATGCAGATGCTCGGCAGCCGCCAGGGCATGAGCGGCCCGCAAGGCGGGCATGACGATGGCGGCGGCTATGACAGCGGCGGCTACGAGCAGGCGCCGCGCCAAGCGGCAGCACCGGCACGACCTGCTGCACCAGCAGCGGCGGCCCCGGCAGCCCCGGGGCCCCGCGCTGCGTCGGGCTTTGACGATATGGACGACGATATTCCGTTCTGA
- the mnmA gene encoding tRNA 2-thiouridine(34) synthase MnmA: MTASPKQRVVVGLSGGVDSAVTAYLLRQQGHEVVGIFMKNWEDDDDGGYCPSGTDFVDAAAVADVIGIEIEHVNFAADYKERVFAEFLREYQAGRTPNPDVLCNAEIKFKAFLDHALRLGAEKIATGHYAGVRRNPASGRFELLKGADPAKDQSYFLHRLDQRQLSRTLFPLGALRKTEVRRLAEDIGLPNARKKDSTGICFIGERPFREFLNRYIGPAPGPIEDDRGRVLGQHSGLSFYTLGQRQGLGIGGLKEQGAQRGGGAHAPWFVARKELATNTLRVVQGHDHPWLLSRALEAQDARWICGAAPAPGRYAAKTRYRQQDASCTMASAGQAGFRLHFSEEQWAVTPGQSAVLYDGNVCLGGGVIAG; this comes from the coding sequence ATGACAGCCTCCCCCAAGCAGCGCGTCGTCGTCGGCCTGTCCGGCGGCGTGGACTCGGCCGTCACCGCCTACCTGCTGCGCCAGCAGGGCCATGAGGTGGTCGGCATCTTCATGAAGAACTGGGAAGACGATGACGACGGCGGCTACTGCCCGTCGGGCACCGACTTCGTCGACGCCGCTGCCGTGGCCGACGTGATCGGCATCGAGATCGAGCATGTGAACTTCGCGGCCGACTACAAGGAGCGCGTGTTCGCCGAGTTCCTGCGCGAGTACCAGGCCGGCCGCACACCCAACCCCGATGTGCTGTGCAACGCCGAGATCAAGTTCAAGGCCTTTCTGGACCATGCGCTGCGTCTGGGCGCCGAGAAAATCGCCACCGGCCACTACGCCGGCGTGCGCCGGAACCCGGCCTCGGGCCGGTTCGAGCTGCTCAAGGGGGCAGACCCGGCCAAAGACCAAAGCTACTTTTTGCACCGGCTGGACCAGCGGCAGTTGTCCAGAACGCTGTTCCCGCTGGGCGCGCTGCGCAAGACCGAGGTGCGGCGCCTGGCCGAGGACATCGGCCTGCCCAACGCCAGGAAGAAGGACTCGACCGGCATCTGCTTCATCGGCGAGCGGCCGTTTCGCGAGTTCCTGAACCGCTATATCGGCCCCGCCCCCGGCCCCATCGAGGACGACCGGGGCCGCGTTCTGGGCCAGCATTCGGGACTGAGCTTCTACACCCTGGGCCAACGACAGGGGCTGGGCATAGGCGGCCTCAAGGAGCAGGGCGCGCAGCGTGGCGGCGGTGCGCATGCGCCCTGGTTCGTGGCCCGCAAGGAACTGGCCACGAACACCTTGCGCGTGGTGCAAGGGCATGACCACCCCTGGCTGCTGTCCCGTGCCCTGGAGGCCCAGGACGCGCGCTGGATTTGCGGCGCGGCCCCGGCCCCGGGCCGCTATGCGGCCAAGACCCGGTACCGGCAGCAAGATGCGTCATGCACGATGGCCAGCGCCGGGCAGGCCGGCTTTCGCCTGCACTTTTCCGAGGAGCAATGGGCCGTGACGCCCGGGCAAAGCGCGGTCTTGTATGACGGCAACGTCTGCCTGGGGGGCGGGGTGATTGCGGGATGA
- a CDS encoding LysR family transcriptional regulator has protein sequence MPHKFDLADIQAFAAVAELQSFRAAAESIHLSQPAFSRRIDKLEQALGVRLLDRSTRRVTLTAVGRDFARKTRLWLDELDGMLMGLGDVAARRMGEVTIACVPSAVYYFLPQVVKRYHERFPKIRVKVHDASANEVLVAVAQGEADFGLNFIGSQEAEIEFKPVLVERFVAACRRDHVLARRKKVTWADLGQHDYMSVGKTSGNRLLMDLALANVPDRPQCLYEAKHVTTLLGLVEAGLGVAAVPGLAMPGREHPTLVSIALVEPVVTRQMGLIKRRGRSLSPAAQQLYELLAATRSARLRNGPARQKIQSAR, from the coding sequence ATGCCGCACAAATTCGATCTGGCCGACATACAGGCTTTCGCCGCCGTGGCCGAGTTGCAGAGCTTTCGCGCTGCGGCCGAATCCATCCACCTGTCGCAGCCGGCCTTCAGCCGCCGCATCGACAAGCTCGAGCAGGCCCTGGGCGTGCGCCTGCTCGACCGCAGCACGCGCCGCGTCACGCTCACCGCCGTGGGGCGCGACTTTGCGCGCAAGACGCGGCTGTGGCTCGATGAGTTGGACGGCATGCTGATGGGCCTGGGGGATGTGGCGGCGCGGCGCATGGGCGAGGTGACCATTGCCTGCGTGCCGTCGGCCGTGTATTACTTTCTGCCGCAGGTGGTCAAGCGCTACCACGAGCGCTTTCCGAAGATCCGCGTGAAGGTGCACGATGCCAGCGCCAACGAGGTGCTGGTGGCCGTGGCGCAGGGCGAGGCGGACTTCGGCCTGAACTTCATCGGCAGCCAGGAGGCCGAGATCGAATTCAAGCCGGTGCTGGTCGAGCGCTTCGTGGCCGCCTGCCGGCGCGACCATGTGCTGGCCCGGCGCAAGAAGGTGACCTGGGCCGACCTGGGCCAGCATGACTACATGTCGGTGGGCAAGACCTCGGGCAACCGGCTGCTGATGGACCTGGCGCTGGCCAATGTTCCCGACCGACCGCAATGCCTGTACGAGGCCAAGCATGTGACCACGCTGCTCGGGCTGGTCGAGGCCGGCCTGGGCGTGGCGGCCGTGCCGGGCCTGGCGATGCCGGGCCGGGAGCACCCGACGCTGGTCAGCATCGCGCTGGTGGAGCCGGTGGTCACGCGGCAGATGGGGCTGATCAAGCGCCGGGGGCGGTCCCTGTCACCGGCCGCGCAGCAACTGTATGAACTGCTGGCGGCCACCCGCTCTGCGCGCCTGCGCAATGGCCCGGCGCGACAAAAAATACAATCGGCGCGATGA
- a CDS encoding 4-oxalomesaconate tautomerase, whose protein sequence is MSYHLPCVLMRGGTSRGPFFLADWLPQDPLQRDRTLIAALGSPHELQIDGLGGGHSLTSKVAIVSRSVHAGCDVDYLFAQVSVGEARVDTRPNCGNMLAGVGPFAIEQGLVHAGRQADVTQVRVYNLNTGARIDLQVQTRDGRVRYEGDMRIDGVQGTAAPVLMSFRDAWGAVTGQLFPTGQRIDTIAGLQVTCIDAAQVMVLVPAAALGLRGDESAAELDADTALLARLQALRCQAGLRMGLGGIPDSVLPKPVLVAPGPAPGSIVSRYFTPWRCHRSHAVTGAIGVAAALLLPGTVATDARTPASAGTHRVQVLHPAGRTPVDVQLALVDGHCTLVQAALVRTARKIFEGTLFVAQSAMEPGCPGPWPADDRP, encoded by the coding sequence ATGAGCTACCACCTTCCTTGCGTCCTGATGCGCGGCGGCACCTCCCGGGGGCCTTTCTTCCTGGCCGACTGGTTGCCGCAAGACCCTTTGCAGCGCGACCGCACGCTGATCGCGGCCCTGGGTTCGCCGCATGAGTTGCAGATCGACGGCCTGGGCGGCGGCCACTCGCTGACCAGCAAGGTGGCCATCGTCTCGCGCTCGGTGCATGCCGGCTGCGATGTCGACTATCTGTTCGCCCAGGTCAGCGTGGGCGAAGCCCGTGTCGATACCCGCCCCAACTGCGGCAACATGCTCGCCGGCGTCGGCCCGTTTGCGATCGAGCAGGGCCTGGTGCACGCCGGGCGCCAGGCCGACGTGACGCAGGTGCGGGTCTACAACCTGAACACCGGCGCGCGCATCGACCTGCAGGTGCAGACCCGCGACGGCCGCGTGCGCTACGAGGGCGACATGCGCATCGACGGCGTGCAGGGCACGGCCGCGCCGGTGCTGATGAGCTTTCGGGACGCCTGGGGCGCCGTCACCGGCCAGCTCTTTCCCACCGGCCAGCGCATCGACACCATCGCCGGCCTGCAAGTCACCTGCATCGACGCCGCCCAGGTGATGGTGCTGGTGCCTGCCGCCGCGCTGGGCCTGCGCGGCGACGAGAGCGCAGCCGAACTCGATGCCGACACCGCGTTGCTGGCGCGGCTCCAGGCCCTGCGCTGCCAGGCCGGGCTGCGCATGGGCCTGGGCGGCATCCCGGACAGCGTGCTGCCCAAGCCGGTGCTGGTCGCGCCAGGGCCGGCGCCCGGCAGCATCGTCTCGCGCTACTTCACCCCCTGGCGCTGCCACCGCTCGCACGCCGTGACCGGCGCCATCGGCGTGGCCGCGGCGCTGCTGCTGCCCGGCACCGTGGCCACCGACGCGCGCACCCCCGCCAGCGCCGGAACGCACCGCGTGCAGGTGCTGCACCCGGCAGGCCGCACCCCTGTGGATGTGCAACTGGCCTTGGTCGATGGCCACTGCACGCTGGTGCAGGCCGCGCTGGTGCGCACCGCCCGCAAGATTTTCGAGGGCACGCTGTTCGTCGCGCAAAGCGCAATGGAGCCTGGATGCCCCGGGCCATGGCCCGCCGATGACCGGCCGTAG
- a CDS encoding Bug family tripartite tricarboxylate transporter substrate binding protein: protein MPPPNPNPNPSTRQRPARRRALCLALLAGALALPAGAQAAFPERPITLVVPTAAGGGNDGMARVVAQKMSALLGRTVIVENKAGANGAIAAEYVARAAPDGHTILFGYIATHGMNPALQKLRYDPITQFEPIGMVCYSPTLMVINPRVPATTVAEFVALTRANPGAYNYASAGNGTAPHFSAEMFKLESGAQMAHVPYRGSAPALNDTMANQTQVMFPSLFASSAHVKSGKLRALALAGPKRSPLLPGVPTLQEAGVEGVEITQWYALFAPAKTPRAVIGQLNSALNQALADKQVAQRIEAQGAVVDSSTPEALALTVRQEIAKWRGVVHRAQLSAD from the coding sequence ATGCCCCCACCCAACCCCAACCCCAACCCATCGACCCGGCAACGCCCGGCGCGCCGGCGCGCGCTTTGCCTGGCCCTGCTCGCCGGCGCGCTCGCCTTGCCTGCGGGCGCGCAAGCGGCCTTCCCCGAGCGCCCCATCACGCTGGTGGTGCCGACAGCCGCCGGTGGCGGCAACGACGGCATGGCGCGCGTGGTGGCGCAGAAAATGTCGGCGCTGCTGGGCCGGACGGTGATCGTGGAAAACAAGGCCGGCGCCAACGGCGCCATCGCCGCCGAGTACGTGGCGCGGGCCGCGCCTGACGGGCACACCATCCTGTTTGGCTACATTGCCACCCACGGCATGAACCCGGCGCTGCAAAAGCTGCGCTACGACCCCATCACCCAGTTCGAGCCTATCGGCATGGTCTGCTACTCGCCCACGCTGATGGTGATCAACCCCCGGGTGCCGGCCACAACGGTGGCCGAGTTCGTCGCGCTCACCCGGGCCAACCCCGGGGCCTACAACTATGCGTCCGCAGGCAATGGCACGGCGCCGCATTTCTCGGCCGAGATGTTCAAGCTCGAAAGCGGCGCGCAGATGGCGCATGTGCCCTACCGTGGCTCGGCCCCCGCGCTGAACGACACCATGGCCAACCAGACGCAGGTGATGTTCCCCAGCCTGTTCGCCTCCTCGGCCCATGTCAAGAGCGGCAAGCTGCGCGCGCTGGCGCTGGCCGGCCCCAAACGCTCGCCGTTGCTGCCCGGGGTGCCGACGCTGCAAGAGGCCGGCGTCGAGGGCGTGGAGATCACGCAGTGGTACGCCTTGTTCGCCCCGGCCAAGACCCCCAGGGCCGTGATCGGGCAGCTCAACTCGGCCCTGAACCAGGCCCTGGCCGACAAACAGGTGGCGCAACGCATCGAGGCGCAGGGCGCGGTGGTCGACAGCAGCACCCCCGAGGCCCTGGCGCTTACCGTGCGCCAGGAGATCGCCAAATGGCGCGGCGTGGTGCACAGGGCGCAGCTCAGCGCCGACTGA